DNA from Streptomyces rishiriensis:
TCTTGCCGGCCGCCTTCTTGGCGGCCGTGGTCTCCCCGGCAGCCGCCTTCTTGGCCGCGCCCTTCTCGGCACCCGTCTTCTTGACGGCCGCCCCGGTGCCGGCTGTCCCCGTGGCGTCCTCCGCCTCGGCGCTCTCCACCGCACCCTTCTTCGCGGCGCTCTTCCTGGCGGCGCTCTTCTTCGCTGCGGACGCCTTCCTGGCCGGCGCCTCCCTCTCGACCGGCCCGGCCGCCTCGGCCTTCGCCGCTTCCTCCTCCGCGGGTCTTCGGGCCACCGCCTTCTTGGCCACCGTCTTCTTGACGGCCGCCTTCTTGGCAGCCGCCTTCTTCGGCGCCTCTGCCGCAGCGGACCGCACCGTCTTCACGGCCACGTCCCCGGCCACGTCCCCGGCCGCGCCGCCGGAGGCGCCGGAAGCACCGGAGGCACGCGTGGAGCTGCCGGACGACGACTGCTGTACGGCGGTCTTTTTCGCCACCATGGCCGCAGCCCCTTCACATATTGTGATCTTGCACGCGAATCGTGCTGGGACGATAAATCGACTTGAGGCCCGCGGCAACGGGGCGCACCGCCCGATTCGCCCGCCTCGCGCATGCCGCTCGGCGAGCCTGCATCCGTTGTGCCCAGCTCCCCGCCGGGTAATCCGCCGGGCCGACCATCCCGAAATCTGAACGCCCACACCATCACACATAGCCACCATTCGGGTCATGTCGGACCGAGCCCTCCACCGGGGCCCGCGGCGCCGAAAACCCGTCGGCCGCTGTCGTCGGGGAGCCGTACACTGGGCGGAGCGAAAAGCGTGGATGGGGACGAGTAGCGGCGTACGCAGCCCAGAGCGACCCGGGGACGGTGGAAGCCCGGGGGCGAGCGCGACGTGAAGATCACCCCGGAGCCGCCGGAGGAAAGCCGCCGCCGACAGGCGAGGGTCAGTAGAACCGGCATCGCGACCCCAATGAGGGGGCTCACCGGCGCGTAGAGGGCGCCGGAGGGCCAAGGAGGGTGGTACCGCGGGAGCGCGCCGCACACGGCGTAGACAGACAAGTCGGCTCTCGTCCCTCCGACGGAAGGCAGTATGTCCGCCGGAGGAAGCTCGTTGAACACGCAGCCGCAGTACCGCCAGGTACCCGCCCAGGTCGACCTGCCCGCGCTCGAGCACGCGGTGCTCGACTTCTGGCGCGAGCAGAAGATCTTCGCCAAGAGCCTGGAGCAGTCCGAGGGCCGCCCCGAGTGGGTGTTCTACGAGGGGCCGCCCACCGCCAACGGCATGCCGGGCGCCCACCACATCGAGGCCCGCGTCTTCAAGGACGTCTTCCCCCGTTTCCGCACCATGCGCGGCTACCACGTGGCCCGCAAGGCCGGCTGGGACTGCCACGGCCTCCCGGTGGAGCTCGCGGTCGAGAAGGAGCTCGGCTTCTCCGGCAAGCAGGACATCGAGGCGTACGGCATCGCCGCGTTCAACGACAAGTGCCGCGAGTCCGTGCTCCGCCACACCGACGCGTTCTCCGAGCTGACGACCCGCATGGGCTACTGGGTCGACCTCGACGACGCCTACGTCACGATGGACCCCGAGTACATCGAGTCGGTCTGGTGGTCGCTGAAGGAGATCTTCAACAAGGGTCTGCTGGTCCAGGACCACCGCGTCGCCCCCTGGTGCCCCCGGTGCGGCACGGGTCTGTCGGACCACGAGCTGGCCCAGGGCTACGAGACGGTCGTCGACCCGTCCGTGTACGTCCGTTTCCCGCTCACCTCCGGTCCGCTGGCCGGCGAAGCCGCCCTCCTGGTCTGGACGACGACCCCCTGGACACTGGTCTCCAACACGGCCGTGGCCGCGCACCCCGAGGTCCCCTACGTCGTGGCGACGAACGGCGAGGAGAAGCTCGTCGTCGCCGAGCCGCTGGTCGCCAAGGCGCTCGGCGAGGGCTGGGAGACCACCGGCCAGACCTTCACCGGCGCCGAAATGGAGCGCTGGACCTATCAACGTCCGTTCGAGCTGGTGGAGTTCCCGGAGCCGGCCCACTACGTGGTGAACGCCGAGTACGTCACCACCGAGGACGGCACCGGGCTGGTCCACCAGTCCCCCGCCTTCGGTGAGGACGACCTCAAGGTCTGCCGTTCCTACGGCCTGCCCGTGGTCAACCCGGTCCGCCCGGACGGCACCTTCGAGGAGTCCGTCCCGATGGTCGGCGGCGTCTTCTTCAAGAAGGCGGACGAAAAGCTCACCGAGGACCTCCAGCGGCGCGGCCTCCTCTTCCGGCACATCCCGTACGAGCACAGCTACCCGCACTGCTGGCGCTGCCACACCGCGCTCCTCTACTACGCGCAGCCGTCCTGGTACATCCGCACCACCGCCGTCAAGGACCGCCTCCTCCAGGAGAACGAGAAGACCAACTGGTTCCCGGACACGGTCAAGCACGGCCGGTACGGCGACTGGCTCGACAACAACATCGACTGGGCGCTCTCCCGCAACCGCTACTGGGGCACCCCGCTGCCGATCTGGCGCTGCGAGGAGGACCACCTCACCGTCGCCGGCTCGCGCGCGGAGCTCACCGAGCTCACCGGCACCGACCAGTCCGAGCTGGACCCGCACCGCCCGTACATCGACGCGGTCACCTTCGCCTGCCCCCACGACGGCTGCGGACGGACGGCCACGCGCGTGCCGGAGGTCATCGACGCCTGGTACGACTCGGGTTCGATGCCGTTCGCGCAGTGGGGCTACCCGTACAAGAACAAGGACCTCTTCGAGTCCCGTTACCCGGCGCAGTTCATCAGCGAGGCCATCGACCAGACCCGCGGCTGGTTCTACACGCTGATGGCCATCGGCACGCTGGTCTTCGACAAGTCCTCGTACGAGAACGTCGTCTGCCTGGGCCACATCCTCGCCGAGGACGGCCGCAAGATGTCCAAGCACCTGGGCAACATCCTGCAGCCGATCCCGCTGATGGACCAGCACGGCGCCGACGCGGTCCGCTGGTTCATGGCGGCCGGCGGCTCCCCGTGGGCGGCCCGCCGCGTGGGCCACAACACCATCCAGGAGGTCGTCCGCAAGACGCTCCTGACGTACTGGAACACGGTCGCCTTCCAGGCCCTGTACGCCCGTACGTCCGGCTGGGCGCCGAGCGGGGCCGACCCGGCCCCGGCCGACCGTCCGGTCCTGGACCGCTGGCTGCTCTCCGAACTGCACGCGCTCACCGACCAGGTGACGCAGGCTCTGGAGGCGTACGACACCCAGCGCGCCGGCAAGCTGCTCTCCGCGTTCGTCGACGACCTGTCCAACTGGTACGTGCGCCGCTCGCGCCGCCGCTTCTGGCAGGGCGACAAGGCCGCGCTGCGCACCCTGCACGAGGTCGTCGAGACGGTCACCAAGCTGATGGCCCCCCTGACGCCGTTCATCACCGAGCGGGTCTGGCAGGACCTCGTCGTGCCGGTCACCCCGGGCGCCCCGGACTCCGTCCACCTGGCGGCCTGGCCGGAGGCCGACCTCTCCGCGATCGACCCCGAGCTGTCGAAGCAGATGGTCCTCGTCCGCCGCCTGGTGGAGCTGGGCCGCGCCACGCGCGCGGAGTCGGGCGTGAAGACCCGCCAGCCCCTCAAGCGCGCCCTGATCGCAGCGAGCGGCTTCGGCGCCCTCGACCGCGAGCTGCACGGACAGATCACGGAGGAGCTCAACGTCGAGTCGCTGGCGTCCCTCTCCGAGGTCGGCGGCAGCCTGGTCGACACCACCGCCAAGGCCAACTTCCGCGCTCTCGGCAAGCGGTTCGGCAAGCGCGTCCAGGATGTCGCCAAGGCCGTCGCGAACGCCGACGCGGCCGCGCTCTCCCTCGCCCTGCGCGAGGGCGCGGCCTCGGTGGAGGTCGACGGCGAGACGATCACCCTGGCCCCCGACGAGGTCATCATCACGGAGACCCCGCGCGAGGGCTGGTCGGTCGCCTCCGACTCCGGCGCGACGGTCGCCCTCGACCTGGAGATCACCGAGGAGCTGCGCCGTGCGGGCCTGGCCCGGGACGCGATCCGGCTGATCCAGGAGGCCCGCAAGAACAGCGGCCTCGACGTCGCCGACCGCATCGCGCTGCGCTGGACCGCCACCGACCCGGCGACCGCCGACGCCCTGTCCGGGCACGCCGGCCTCATCGCCGACGAGGTGCTCGCCACGGACTTCGCCGAGGGCGAGGCGGACGACACGTACGGCGCCCCGTTCACCGACGACGGTCTGACGCTGACGTTCCGCCTGCGCAAGGCATAGGCAGCGCGCGAGGGCCCGGTTCCCGCGAGGGGGCCGGGCCCTTGGCATGTCCAGCGGTGCGGGCGCCGGGCGGCTCCGCCGGGGGACTCAGGGCGGGCTCACGGCCGGGGCGCGCGCATGATCGCCGTCAACACGCGTAAAAAGGGCGGGACCCCGGATGGTGATCCGGGGTCCCGCCCTTTGAACGATGCCGACGCCTAAGGCGTACTACAGGCCGTCAGTTGTCGTCCTCGTCGATGAGGAAGCCACGCATCGGCGAGGGAGCCTGGCCCATCGGCGACGGGCCCTGCGGCCGCACCGGCGCCATCGGCTGGGTCATCGCCGGGGACATCTGCTGCTGCCCGCCGTAGGACGGACCGGCCGGGCTGGGAGCGCCCATGCCCGGGTTGCCGCCGTAGGACTGGCCACCTGCACCGGCCGGTGCCATGGAAGGCGCCGGGGACGGCGGCAGCGAGGCCGTGGCCGGAGTACGCGGCGGAGCGAGGGAGTCGTCGGCCTGGGTCTCCAGCTGTCGCAGCTGGGACTCGAGGTACGACTTCAGACGCGTGCGGTACTCGCGCTCGAAGCCACGCAGGTCCTCGACCTTGCGCTCCAGCGTGGCGCGGGCGGACTCCAGGGAGCCCATCGCGACGCGGTGCTTCTCCTGCGCGTCCCGCTCCAGGGCGTCGGCCTTGGCACGGGCGTCCCGCTCGAGACCCTCGGCACGCGAACGCGCCTCACCGACGATCTTGTTGGCCTCGGAACGGGCCTCGGCGATCGCCTGGTCGGCGGTCTGCTGGGCCAGCGACAGGACACGGGCGGCGCTGTCGCCACCGGGACCCTGACCGGGGCCGCCCATCGGACCACCCATGGGGCCGCCCATCGGGCCACCCATCTGCTGCTGCATGGGGTTCTGGCCCATCGGGCCACCCATCTGCTGCTGCATAGGGTTCTGACCCATCGGACCCTGGCCCATCGGGCCCTGACCCATGGGGCCCTGGCCCATCGGACCCTGACCCTGCGGGCCACCCTGGCCGCCGTTGGGGCCGGCGGGCAGCTGCGGCGCACCGCTCGGCAGCTGGGGCGGGCCACCCATGGGGCCACCCATCTGCTGCTGCGGCGGGCCCGATATGCCGGCGGGCACCGGAGCGCCCGGGCCTCGCATGCCCTGCGGAGGCATCCCCTGCTGGGGCATGCCCTGCTGCTGCATACCGCCCTGCTGCTGCATGCCGCCCTGCTGCATGCCGCCTTGCTGCATACCGCCCTGCTGCATGCCGCCCTGCTGGGGCATGCCACCCTGCTGCTGGTCCTGTTCGGGCGGCTTGCGCATGTTCTGCTGGTTCTGGGCAGCAGCGCGCGTGGCCGCGGCCAGTTTGGCCCGCAGGTCCTCGTTCTCACGAAGCAGGCGGGTCAGTTCGGCTTCGACCTCATCGAGGAAGGCATCGACCTCGTCCTCGTCATAGCCTTCTCGGAGGCGGACGGTCGTGAACTGCTTGTTCCGCACGTCCTCGGGGGTCAACGGCATCTCTTCACCTCAACGTAGTCGTCGGCATCGGCAAGACGGTAGTTCACATCGCTCACAGCCGGCTCACGATCGAGATCAGGATGTAGACGATGATCATCAGTACGAAGAAGGACAGGTCGAGCGCCACGCCCCCGAGACGCAACGGCGGGATGACCCGCCGCAGAAGCTTGAGCGGTGGATCGGTGACAGTGTAGGTGGCCTCCAGAACGACCACCATCGCCTTGCCGGGCTGCCATGAGCGGGCGAACTGGAAGACGTAGTCCATGACCAACCGGAAGATGAGCACGATGAGGAAGACCATCAGCGCGATGTAGACGACATCCAGGACCACGCTCATGTTCGGTGCTTCCCTCTCCCCTGTTCCATGCTTCTCTGTACTGCCGTTTCCGGACCTGCGTCTCAGCTCTGGTTGAAGAACCCGCCCTCTGCGATGCGGGCCTTGTCCTCCGCCGTGACATCGACGTTAGCAGGCGACAACAGGAACACCTTCTGCGTCACCCGCTCGATGCTGCCGTGAAGACCAAACACCAAACCGGCCGCAAAGTCGACAAGTCGCTTCGCGTCTGTGTCATCCATCTCCGTCAGATTCATGATCACCGGGGTGCCCTCACGGAAGTGTTCCCCGATGGTACGGGCCTCGTTGTAGGTCCGGGGGTGAAGTGTGGTGATCCGGTACGGCTCTCGTTCCGACACGACCTTGGGCATGATCACCGGTGCGTTCTTCTCCAGGGACTGACGTTCTTGTGTGATGGATGCCACGGGCGCGATCCGCGCCGGGCGTCCGGATTCCGCGCCCAGCGAAGCGGAACGAGCCACCGGCTCACGCGGCGCCGGCGGCTGCACGATTCGCACCTCTTCGTCCCTTTGGGACTGATGCGTACCATGTGACTGGTGAGACGGCTCATGTCGCCGGTGGTCCCGCTCGGGCTCCGGGTCGAGCTCGGGTTCGAAGTCGTCGTCGGGGTCGAATCCCCGGCCGTCGTACCCATCGTCCTCCACGAGGCCGAGGTAGACCGCCATCTTGCGCATCGCGCCGGCCATTCTCTGAGTCCTCCGCTCTGTGGTGGATCGACTTTCAACTGCCAAGTCCCGCGATCCACGTGGCCCTTGTGTCCGCCCTTCGGCGGTAATGACCATATTTTCTACTGTGGTCCGACTTCCTGGCGACGTTACCCGAGCCTGGGGCGGACTCCGAGTACCGCAGTGCCGACGCGTACATGTGTCGCTCCGGCCGCCACGGCGTCCTCGAGATCCGCACTCATCCCTGCCGACACCATGTTCGCAGCCGGATGGGCTCGGCGCAGGTCAGTCGACAAATCCATCAACCGCCCGAAGGCCTCGCGTTGGCGCCCGGCGTACTCCCCGGTCAGAGGTGCGACGGTCATCAGTCCGTCAAGGCGCAGCCCCGGCGACCCGGCGACCTGAGCGGCCAACTCCTCGACGCCGCCCGGGGCCACCCCGCCCCGCTCACCCCGCTCGCTCGCCCCGGCGTCGAGCGCCACCTGCAGCAGACAGCCCACCTCGCGCCCGGCCCGCACGGCCTCCTTGGACAGGGCCGTCACCAGCCTGGCCCGGTCGACGGACTGCACCACGTCCGCGTAACCGACCACGGAGCGCACCTTGTTGGTCTGCAGCTGGCCGACGAAGTGCCATCGCAGCGGCAGTTCGGCGCACTCGGCCGCCTTGGGCGCGGCGTCCTGGTCCTTGTTCTCGGCGACATGGCGCACACCGAGTTCCGACAGGAGCCGGACATCGCCCGCCGGGTAGGTCTTGGTGACCACGATCAGGGTCACCTCCTCCCGCGCACGGCCCGCGGCCGCGCATGCGGCGGCGATCCGCTCCTCCACTTTCGCCAGGTTTGCGGCGAGTTCACGCTTACGGTCCGTCATGCCCTATCAGTCCAGCCAGACATATCCCGCGAGTCGCCCCGTGGAGCGGTCGCGGCGGTACGAGAAGTGATCGTTCGACTCCCGTGTGCACACCGGCGACCGCTCCCGGTCGCGCACCCCGAGCCGATCGAGCTGCGCGTGCACCCCGGCGACCACGTCGACGGCGGGAGTGCCCCAGCTCGTCTCGGCGCTCGCCGCCGGCTCGACGGCGGCCACCTCGGCGCGCATCCCCTCCGGCACTTCGTAGCACCGCCCGCACACGGCGGGTCCGGTGCGGGCGACGATCCGGGAGGGGTCCGCGCCGAGCGACTCCATCGCGTCGATCGCGGCGGGCACGATCCCCTTGACCATGCCGGGCCGCCCGGCGTGAGCGGCCGCGACCACCCCGGCGACGGGGTCGGCGAGCAGGACGGGCACACAGTCCGCCGTCAGCACGGCGAGGGCGAGTCCCCGGGTCGCGGTCGCCAGTCCGTCGACCGGTGGGGTGAGCCGGGTGGTCCACGGTCCGTCGACCTCGGCGACGTCGTTGCCGTGCACCTGGTTCATCCAGACGACCAGGCCGGGGTCGAGACCCAGCGACTTGGCCGCCAGTTCACGATTGGCGCGTACGGCGTCGGGGTCGTCGCCGACCGCTCCGCCGAGGTTGAGCTCCTCATACGGAGCGGCGCTCACCCCGCCCCACCGGTCGGTGAAGGCGAAGTG
Protein-coding regions in this window:
- the ileS gene encoding isoleucine--tRNA ligase; the protein is MSAGGSSLNTQPQYRQVPAQVDLPALEHAVLDFWREQKIFAKSLEQSEGRPEWVFYEGPPTANGMPGAHHIEARVFKDVFPRFRTMRGYHVARKAGWDCHGLPVELAVEKELGFSGKQDIEAYGIAAFNDKCRESVLRHTDAFSELTTRMGYWVDLDDAYVTMDPEYIESVWWSLKEIFNKGLLVQDHRVAPWCPRCGTGLSDHELAQGYETVVDPSVYVRFPLTSGPLAGEAALLVWTTTPWTLVSNTAVAAHPEVPYVVATNGEEKLVVAEPLVAKALGEGWETTGQTFTGAEMERWTYQRPFELVEFPEPAHYVVNAEYVTTEDGTGLVHQSPAFGEDDLKVCRSYGLPVVNPVRPDGTFEESVPMVGGVFFKKADEKLTEDLQRRGLLFRHIPYEHSYPHCWRCHTALLYYAQPSWYIRTTAVKDRLLQENEKTNWFPDTVKHGRYGDWLDNNIDWALSRNRYWGTPLPIWRCEEDHLTVAGSRAELTELTGTDQSELDPHRPYIDAVTFACPHDGCGRTATRVPEVIDAWYDSGSMPFAQWGYPYKNKDLFESRYPAQFISEAIDQTRGWFYTLMAIGTLVFDKSSYENVVCLGHILAEDGRKMSKHLGNILQPIPLMDQHGADAVRWFMAAGGSPWAARRVGHNTIQEVVRKTLLTYWNTVAFQALYARTSGWAPSGADPAPADRPVLDRWLLSELHALTDQVTQALEAYDTQRAGKLLSAFVDDLSNWYVRRSRRRFWQGDKAALRTLHEVVETVTKLMAPLTPFITERVWQDLVVPVTPGAPDSVHLAAWPEADLSAIDPELSKQMVLVRRLVELGRATRAESGVKTRQPLKRALIAASGFGALDRELHGQITEELNVESLASLSEVGGSLVDTTAKANFRALGKRFGKRVQDVAKAVANADAAALSLALREGAASVEVDGETITLAPDEVIITETPREGWSVASDSGATVALDLEITEELRRAGLARDAIRLIQEARKNSGLDVADRIALRWTATDPATADALSGHAGLIADEVLATDFAEGEADDTYGAPFTDDGLTLTFRLRKA
- a CDS encoding DivIVA domain-containing protein, translating into MPLTPEDVRNKQFTTVRLREGYDEDEVDAFLDEVEAELTRLLRENEDLRAKLAAATRAAAQNQQNMRKPPEQDQQQGGMPQQGGMQQGGMQQGGMQQGGMQQQGGMQQQGMPQQGMPPQGMRGPGAPVPAGISGPPQQQMGGPMGGPPQLPSGAPQLPAGPNGGQGGPQGQGPMGQGPMGQGPMGQGPMGQNPMQQQMGGPMGQNPMQQQMGGPMGGPMGGPMGGPGQGPGGDSAARVLSLAQQTADQAIAEARSEANKIVGEARSRAEGLERDARAKADALERDAQEKHRVAMGSLESARATLERKVEDLRGFEREYRTRLKSYLESQLRQLETQADDSLAPPRTPATASLPPSPAPSMAPAGAGGQSYGGNPGMGAPSPAGPSYGGQQQMSPAMTQPMAPVRPQGPSPMGQAPSPMRGFLIDEDDN
- a CDS encoding YggT family protein: MSVVLDVVYIALMVFLIVLIFRLVMDYVFQFARSWQPGKAMVVVLEATYTVTDPPLKLLRRVIPPLRLGGVALDLSFFVLMIIVYILISIVSRL
- a CDS encoding cell division protein SepF, with product MAGAMRKMAVYLGLVEDDGYDGRGFDPDDDFEPELDPEPERDHRRHEPSHQSHGTHQSQRDEEVRIVQPPAPREPVARSASLGAESGRPARIAPVASITQERQSLEKNAPVIMPKVVSEREPYRITTLHPRTYNEARTIGEHFREGTPVIMNLTEMDDTDAKRLVDFAAGLVFGLHGSIERVTQKVFLLSPANVDVTAEDKARIAEGGFFNQS
- a CDS encoding YggS family pyridoxal phosphate-dependent enzyme; its protein translation is MTDRKRELAANLAKVEERIAAACAAAGRAREEVTLIVVTKTYPAGDVRLLSELGVRHVAENKDQDAAPKAAECAELPLRWHFVGQLQTNKVRSVVGYADVVQSVDRARLVTALSKEAVRAGREVGCLLQVALDAGASERGERGGVAPGGVEELAAQVAGSPGLRLDGLMTVAPLTGEYAGRQREAFGRLMDLSTDLRRAHPAANMVSAGMSADLEDAVAAGATHVRVGTAVLGVRPRLG
- the pgeF gene encoding peptidoglycan editing factor PgeF, with the protein product MIGQRESVSGAHFAFTDRWGGVSAAPYEELNLGGAVGDDPDAVRANRELAAKSLGLDPGLVVWMNQVHGNDVAEVDGPWTTRLTPPVDGLATATRGLALAVLTADCVPVLLADPVAGVVAAAHAGRPGMVKGIVPAAIDAMESLGADPSRIVARTGPAVCGRCYEVPEGMRAEVAAVEPAASAETSWGTPAVDVVAGVHAQLDRLGVRDRERSPVCTRESNDHFSYRRDRSTGRLAGYVWLD